In one Hypomesus transpacificus isolate Combined female chromosome 18, fHypTra1, whole genome shotgun sequence genomic region, the following are encoded:
- the LOC124480698 gene encoding vesicle-associated membrane protein-associated protein B-like isoform X2, translating into MARTEQVLLLEPQHELKFRGPFTDVVTTTLKLSNPTDRNVCFKVKTTAPRRYCVRPNSGIIDAGTSINVSVMLQPFDYDPNEKSKHKFMVQSLLAPYDMTDMEGVWKEAKPDELMDSKLRCAFEMPLENDKTSELTSLPKSASASLDDGEVKKIMEECKRLQMEVQRLREENKQIREDDGLRKRKVTVMAAHSSSSSAAVATGMREEGLSTRILALCVLFFVLGVIIGKLVL; encoded by the exons ATGGCCAGAACAGAACAAGTCCTACTGCTCGAACCACAACACGAACTAAAATTCAGAG gCCCATTCACTGATGTAGTCACCACCACGCTGAAGCTGAGCAATCCAACAGACAGAAATGTGTGTTTTAAAGTGAAGACCACTGCGCCTCGCCGGTACTGTGTCCGGCCCAACAGCGGCATTATTGATGCAGGAACCTCTATCAATGTATCTG TTATGTTGCAGCCATTTGACTATGATCCCAATGAGAAGAGCAAACACAAGTTCATGGTTCAGTCTCTGCTGGCACCTTACGACATGACGGACATGGAGGGGGTG TGGAAAGAGGCCAAGCCTGATGAGCTAATGGACTCGAAGTTGAGGTGTGCTTTTGAGATGCCACTAGAAAATGACAAAACT TCTGAGCTGACCTCCCTGCCCAAGTCTGCCAGCGCCTCCCTGGATGATGGGGAGGTGAAGAAGATAATGGAGGAGTGTAAGAGGCTTCAGATGGAGGTCCAGCGGTTACGGGAAGAGAACAAACAGATCAGG GAGGATGATgggctgaggaagaggaaggtgacGGTCATGGCTGcccactcctcttcctcgtctGCAGCTGTGGCGACAGgcatgagggaggaggggctgagTACCCGCATTCTGGCGCTCTGCGTGCTGTTCTTTGTGCTTGGGGTCATAATCGGCAAGCTGGTCCTGTAA
- the LOC124480698 gene encoding vesicle-associated membrane protein-associated protein B-like isoform X1 produces MARTEQVLLLEPQHELKFRGPFTDVVTTTLKLSNPTDRNVCFKVKTTAPRRYCVRPNSGIIDAGTSINVSVMLQPFDYDPNEKSKHKFMVQSLLAPYDMTDMEGVWKEAKPDELMDSKLRCAFEMPLENDKTHDSDSNKLVSPSTPIKSELTSLPKSASASLDDGEVKKIMEECKRLQMEVQRLREENKQIREDDGLRKRKVTVMAAHSSSSSAAVATGMREEGLSTRILALCVLFFVLGVIIGKLVL; encoded by the exons ATGGCCAGAACAGAACAAGTCCTACTGCTCGAACCACAACACGAACTAAAATTCAGAG gCCCATTCACTGATGTAGTCACCACCACGCTGAAGCTGAGCAATCCAACAGACAGAAATGTGTGTTTTAAAGTGAAGACCACTGCGCCTCGCCGGTACTGTGTCCGGCCCAACAGCGGCATTATTGATGCAGGAACCTCTATCAATGTATCTG TTATGTTGCAGCCATTTGACTATGATCCCAATGAGAAGAGCAAACACAAGTTCATGGTTCAGTCTCTGCTGGCACCTTACGACATGACGGACATGGAGGGGGTG TGGAAAGAGGCCAAGCCTGATGAGCTAATGGACTCGAAGTTGAGGTGTGCTTTTGAGATGCCACTAGAAAATGACAAAACT caTGACAGTGATAGCAACAAACTTGTGTCCCCCTCTACCCCCATAAAGTCTGAGCTGACCTCCCTGCCCAAGTCTGCCAGCGCCTCCCTGGATGATGGGGAGGTGAAGAAGATAATGGAGGAGTGTAAGAGGCTTCAGATGGAGGTCCAGCGGTTACGGGAAGAGAACAAACAGATCAGG GAGGATGATgggctgaggaagaggaaggtgacGGTCATGGCTGcccactcctcttcctcgtctGCAGCTGTGGCGACAGgcatgagggaggaggggctgagTACCCGCATTCTGGCGCTCTGCGTGCTGTTCTTTGTGCTTGGGGTCATAATCGGCAAGCTGGTCCTGTAA
- the chmp4ba gene encoding charged multivesicular body protein 4b: MSLFGKLFGSGGKGGKGPSPQEAIQKLRETEEMLTKKQDFLEKKIDQELITAKKNGTKNKRAALQALKRKKRYEKQLAQIDGTLSTIEFQREALENANTNTEVLKNMGFAAKAMKSAHENMDIDKVDDLMQDITEQQELAQEISDAISKPVGFGEEFDEDELLAELDELEQEELDKNLLEIGGTDNVPLPNVPSTSLPSRPAKKVEEDEDDMEDLQRWAMEAM, from the exons ATGTCTTTGTTTGGGAAGCTGTTCGGCAGTGGTGGTAAAGGTGGCAAGGGCCCGAGTCCTCAAGAAGCGATCCAGAAGCTccgagagacagaggagatgcTAACGAAGAAACAAGATTTTTTAGAGAAGAAAATCGATCAGGAGCTTATAACCGCAAAGAAAAACGGCACTAAAAACAAACGAG CTGCTCTGCAGGCCTTGAAAAGGAAGAAGCGTTATGAGAAGCAGCTGGCTCAGATTGATGGCACTCTGTCCACCATTGAGTTCCAGAGGGAGGCACTAGAGAATGCCAACACTAACACAGAGGTGCTGAAGAACATGGGCTTTGCTGCCAAGGCCATGAAGTCTGCTCACGAGAACAT GGACATAGACAAGgtggatgacctgatgcaggacATCACAGAGCAGCAGGAGCTGGCCCAAGAGATATCAGACGCCATCTCTAAACCTGTGGGCTTCGGGGAGGAGTTTGATGAG GATGAGCTTCTGGCAGAACTTGATGAGCTTGAGCAGGAGGAACTGGACAAGAACCTGCTGGAGATCGGAGGAACAGATAATGTTCCTCTACCTAACGTGCCTTCCACTTCACTCCCCTCCAGACCTG CcaaaaaggtggaggaggatgaagatgacaTGGAGGACCTGCAGCGCTGGGCCATGGAGGCCATGTAA
- the eif2s2 gene encoding eukaryotic translation initiation factor 2 subunit 2, with protein MSGDEMIFDPNMSKKKKKKKKPFMLEEEGGDGQGEEPQQVEAKEVEPDGGDDRELDLDEDDSRKKEQSDDLDDLNFFNQKKKKKKPKKVFENDIEEGVKELKIEGEQTEVMEEDDLDLMLPAKKKKPKKVDFQEEGEDLEKDDALEDEEGKNNDGISFSSQTGPAWAGTERDYTYDELLNRVFNIMREKNPDMVAGEKRKFVMKPPQVVRVGTKKTSFVNFTDICKLLHRQPKHLLAFLLAELGTSGSIDGNNQLVIKGRFQQKQIENVLRRYIKEYVTCHTCRSPDTILQKDTRLYFLQCETCHSRCSVASIKTGFQAVTGKRAQLRAKAN; from the exons ATGTCAGGAGACGAG ATGATTTTCGACCCCAACATGAgtaagaaaaagaagaagaagaagaagcctttcatgctggaggaggaaggaggagacgggcagggggaggagccccAGCAGGTGGAGGCCAAGGAGGTTGAGCCTGACGGTGGGGATGACAGGGAGCTGGACCTGGACGAGGATGACAGCAGGAAGAAAG AGCAATCAGATGACCTAGATGATCTGAACTTCTTCaatcagaagaagaagaaaaagaagccGAAGAAGGTGTTTGAAAACGACATTGAGGAAGGGGTCAAG GAGTTGAAGATTGAGGGTGAGCAGACAGAGGTTATGGAGGAGGACGACTTGGACCTGATGCTGCCGGCCAAGAAGAAGAAGCCTAAGAAGGTCGACttccaggaggagggagaggacctGGAAAAAGACGACG CTCtggaagatgaggaggggaaGAACAACGATGGCATCTCCTTCAGCTCACAGACCGGGCCGGCATGggcggggacagagagagactacacGTATGACGAG CTGTTAAACCGGGTCTTCAACATCATGCGTGAGAAGAACCCAGACATGGTCGCTGGGGAGAAGAGGAAATTTGTGATGAAGCCACCCCAGGTGGTTAGAGTGGGCACCAAGAAGACCTCCTTTGTCAACTTTACTGACATCTGCAAACT GTTGCATCGTCAGCCCAAACATCTCCTCGCCTTTCTATTGGCTGAGCTGGGAACAAG TGGCTCCATAGATGGAAATAACCAACTTGTGATCAAAGGAAGATTTCAACAGAAACAGATTGAAAATGTCTTGAGAAGATATATCA AGGAGTATGTGACGTGCCACACCTGCCGGTCCCCAGACACCATCCTCCAGAAGGACACGCGTCTCTACTTCCTGCAGTGTGAGACCTGCCACTCCCGCTGTTCTGTGGCCAGCATCAAGACCGGCTTCCAGGCTGTCACCGGCAAGAGGGCCCAGCTCCGCGCCAAGGCCAACTAG
- the LOC124480688 gene encoding serine/arginine-rich splicing factor 6-like, whose translation MPRVYVGRLSYHVREKDIQRFFSGYGKLIEIDLKNGYGFVEFEDNRDADDAVYELNGKELCGERVIIEHARGPRRDRDGYGGGHGGSGRSGSGGYSSRSRTGRDKYGPPVRTEYRLIVENLSSRCSWQDLKDFMRQAGEVTYADAHKERTNEGVIEFRSHSDMKRALDKLDGTDINGRKIRLVADRPRRRRSYSGSRSRSRSCRRSRSRSSQSRSRSRSSSRSHSHKGRRSRSRSDRKARSKSASNKSRSGMRKSRSRSGNRKSRSQSRSQSRSQSRSKSRSKSRSKVTSERDTRSQSKESKSVSKKPRSRSASPVENGTEEPTAKSGSPSPPTDKRRSKSAEKRSASRSKSRSPSRSKSRSPSRSRSRSTSQD comes from the exons ATGCCTCGCGTGTATGTTGGGCGTCTGAGTTATCATGTTCGTGAAAAAGACATCCAGAGATTTTTTAGTGGATATGGAAAGCTTATCGAAATCGATTTGAAAAATGG ATACGGATTTGTGGAGTTCGAAGACAACCGGGACGCTGACGACGCAGTGTATGAGCTAAATGGGAAAGAGTTGTGTGGGGAACGCGTCATCATCGAACATGCCAGAGGACCGCGACGTGACCGGGATGGATACGGTGGGGGTCACGGGGGAAGTGGGCGCA GCGGTAGTGGTGGTTACAGCAGCAGGAGCCGTACTGGCAGGGACAAGTATGGGCCGCCAGTCCGCACAGAGTATCGGCTAATCGTGGAAAACCTATCGAGTCGCTGCAGCTGGCAGGACCTCAAG GACTTCATGCGACAGGCCGGCGAGGTCACGTACGCCGACGCGCACAAGGAGCGCACCAATGAGGGCGTGATCGAGTTTCGCTCCCACTCGGACATGAAGCGGGCCCTGGACAAGCTGGATGGGACTGACATCAACGGCAGGAAGATCCGCCTGGTGGCGGACCGGCCCCGCCGCCGCCGTTCCTACTCCGGCAGCCGCTCCAG GTCTCGCAGCTGCCGTCGTTCTCGCAGCAGGAGCTCCCAGAGCCGCTCCAGATCTCGCTCCAG TTCTCGTTCCCACAGCCACAAGGGACGGCGTTCCCGCTCCAGGTCTGACAGGAAGGCTCGTTCCAAGTCGGCCTCCAATAAATCCCGCTCTGGCATGCGCAAGTCCCGCTCCCGCTCAGGCAACAGGAAGTCCCGCTCCCAGTCCCGCTCCCAGTCCCGCTCCCAGTCCCGCTCCAAGTCCCGCTCCAAGTCCCGCTCCAAGGTGACGTCTGAGCGGGATACCCGCAGCCAGTCCAAGGAGTCCAAGTCTGTCAGTAAGAAGCCCCGGAGCCGCTCCGCCTCGCCCGTGGAGAATGGGACTGAGGAGCCCACTGCCAAGTCTggctccccctccccgcccacAGACAAGCGTCGCTCGAAATCGGCAGAGAAGCGCTCGGCCTCTCGCTCCAAGTCCCGCTCTCCGTCTCGCTCCAAGTCCCGCTCTCCGTCTCGCTCCAGGTCTAGATCCACCTCCCAGGATTAG
- the l3mbtl1 gene encoding lethal(3)malignant brain tumor-like protein 1 gives MAILPSSSLKFCVSEVGPLGVVSPAITCRADPTAGTSGKSADAQTKPTDRTDVPPQSSVQVSAVEQLHDRPIKTEPEVQGFLGGAVRREGCEPLMQRTYPAELRREPMTEKRSVGVEKVPAGGRVSSLNPELLKPMKKRKRKEYLSPSEEDSDLDALEEKMEMDMKAEDRHHRAGAGDGKEEPWTWALYLEEQKAVAAPVKLFQESQRVPQCKSGFRQGMKLEGIDPQHPSMYFVLTVAEVCGYRLRLHFDGYSDCHDFWVNANSPDIHPAGWCESTGHKLYTPKGCKEEEFTWANYLRMTKAQAAPKELFASAGRTDMDCGFEVGMKLEAVDRMNPSLICVATVTDVVDKRFLVHFDNWDDTYDYWCDASSPYIHPIGWCLERNLPLTPPQDYPDPGRFSWTRYLDETGSTAVSAENFTVRPAHGFLPQMHLEVVDKRSPGLIRVATVEEVDTHRIKVHYDGWSHMYDEWMDSDNGDLHPVGWCESTGHPLKVPPRESKIQQPPGPREPATTGQSSYPSMACKSLSHPRSTKYSFHHRKCPTPGCDGSGHVTGRFTAHHCLSGCPLAERNQGRLKADLSDTEAGGAKRNLLVFGQRAKKSRYGRIGRPPKYRKNQQRTYQSMASEGVYPSLFMSGLSCPPDRPLSLCWEQHCKLLPGVQGIHASQVATWKVEEVFEFVQNLIGCEEQARLFKEEMIDGEAFLLLTQMDIVKIMSIKLGPALKISNAILMFKSTDEGLK, from the exons ATGGCCATTCTACCCAGCAGCAGCCTCAAG TTCTGTGTGAGTGAGGTCGGACCTCTGGGTGTGGTCAGCCCGGCCATAACATGCAGAGCTGATCCAACTGCAGGGACTTCTGGGAAGTCTGCAGATGCACAGACCAAACCCACTGACCGAACAG ATGTGCCTCCCCAAAGTTCAGTGCAGGTCTCGGCTGTGGAGCAGCTCCACGACAGACCGATCAAGACAGAGCCGGAGGTCCAGGGATTTCTGGGAGGTGCAGTCCGAAGGGAGGGCTGTGAGCCACTGATGCAGAGAACCTACCCAGCAGAACTACGCAGGGAGCCAATGACAGAGAA GAGGAGCGTGGGCGTGGAGAAGGTTCCGGCAGGGGGCAGGGTGTCGTCTCTGAACCCTGAACTGCTAAAGCccatgaagaagaggaagaggaaggagtacCTGAGTCCGTCCGAGGAAGACTCTGACCTGGATGCCCTG gaggagaagatggagatgGACATGAAGGCAGAGGACAGACACCACAGAGCAG GTGCTGGAGATGGGAAGGAGGAGCCATGGACCTGGGCTCTGTACCTAGAGGAGCAGAAAGCGGTTGCAGCTCCAGTCAAGCTCTTCCAGGAG tCTCAGAGAGTCCCCCAGTGTAAGAGCGGTTTCCGGCAAGGGATGAAACTGGAGGGCATTGACCCCCAGCACCCTTCAATGTACTTCGTCCTTACAGTGGCCGAG GTGTGTGGTTACAGGCTACGCCTCCATTTCGACGGCTACTCCGACTGCCATGACTTCTGGGTAAACGCCAACTCCCCGGACATCCATCCCGCCGGCTGGTGTGAGAGCACCGGACACAAACTGTACACCCCCAAAG GTTGTAAAGAGGAGGAGTTTACCTGGGCCAACTATCTGAGGATGACTAAAGCACAGGCTGCCCCCAAGGAGTTGTTTGCCAGTGCTGGCAGG ACTGACATGGACTGCGGGTTTGAGGTGGGCATGAAACTAGAGGCGGTCGACCGTATGAATCCCTCGCTCATCTGCGTAGCCACGGTAACCGACGTGGTGGACAAGCGCTTCCTGGTTCACTTTGACAACTGGGATGACACCTATGACTACTG GTGTGATGCCAGCAGCCCATACATCCACCCCATTGGCTGGTGCCTGGAAAGGAACCTCCCCCTCACGCCACCGCAGG ACTACCCAGATCCAGGACGCTTCTCCTGGACTCGGTACCTGGATGAGACCGGTTCCACCGCAGTGTCTGCTGAGAACTTCACGGTG CGGCCAGCACATGGTTTCCTGCCCCAGATGCATCTGGAGGTTGTGGACAAGAGGAGCCCTGGTCTGATCAGGGTGGCCAcagtggaggaggtggacacACACCGCATCAag GTTCACTATGATGGCTGGAGTCACATGTATGATGAGTGGATGGACTCTGACAACGGGGACCTTCATCCTGTGGGCTGGTGTGAGAGCACAGGTCACCCCCTGAAGGTGCCCCCCCGAGAATCCAAAATACAGCAGCCCCCAG gtCCCAGGGAACCCGCCACTACAGGTCAGTCCAGTTACCCCTCCATGGCCTGTAAAAGCCTCAGCCACCCCAGAAGCACCAAGTACAGCTTCCACCACAG GAAGTGTCCCACACCGGGGTGTGACGGCTCGGGCCATGTGACTGGTCGGTTCACTGCGCATCACTGTCTGTCAGGCTGCCCGTTGGCTGAGAGGAACCAGGGTCGGCTGAAGGCAGACCTATCAGACACAGAAGCGGGTGGGGCTAAAAGGAACCTGCTGGTCTTTGGACAGAGGGCCAAGAAGTCGCGCTATGGCAG GATTGGCCGACCCccgaaatacagaaaaaatcagcAGAGAACATACCAGT CAATGGCCTCGGAAGGCGTGTATCCATCTCTGTTCATGTCGGGCCTGTCGTGCCCACCAGACCGCCCCCTGTCTCTGTGCTGGGAGCAGCACTGCAAGCTGCTCCCTGGAGTCCAGGGAATACACGCCAGCCAAGTGGCCACCTGGAAAGTAGAGGAG GTGTTTGAGTTTGTCCAGaacctgattggctgtgaggagcAGGCACGTCTCTTCAAAGAGGAA ATGATTGACGGGGAGGCCTTCCTACTGCTAACCCAGATGGACATCGTCAAGATCATGAGCATCAAGCTGGGTCCTGCCCTCAAGATCTCCAATGCTATACTGATGTTCAAGAGCACCGACGAGGGCCTCAAGTGA